The sequence below is a genomic window from Myxocyprinus asiaticus isolate MX2 ecotype Aquarium Trade chromosome 9, UBuf_Myxa_2, whole genome shotgun sequence.
ATGTGTAATTCAACATCCCTGTCCTGGCTTCATTAGTTAAAACAATGAAGAAAGCACAGATCTTCATATACTCAGAAGGTCTCTTAAATTCTCTAGGAGATGTAACAAGAAAGTCCTTTCAAACCTGATCAAAGTTCAATGCAACATCAACCGCAGGAATCTGGGACTTTCTATATTACCCCCTTATTATATTACTCTATTAGACTATATTTGATCTGCACCTATAAACATATCATCTAACTCCCTCTGCTGTATTACTTCAAAATAGACCAAAATCCTGATGATCAAGGTGTTTAAAACTAGATGGCCTGCAAGTAATTGTGATGCTAATGGTAATTCTTCACTTGaaaccttaaaaaaattaaacatattcaAACTGTTTCATTTTAAATATTGGTACAGTATGTGTAATGTTGTGGATTTTTGACATTGTGTCCGATGGTAATGATATTTTTCACTTTTGGGAGAAAAAGCTGGATAAGCCTTAAACTTGTAAACACAAGTTAGCTAGCAGTTAATTACCTATGAACTTAACtgaaaatgaattacatttctgATCTTCAAACTGTCACACTGTTGCCCTTACAGAGATGTGCTTCTCACTTCCATGATAACCAAATATAAACGTTTTTTGGATATCTTAATTGTTCTCTAAAATGCTCGCCACACTGTTAAAAGTTATTTTTCCTTTTAGCTTTCATAACTTCAAATGTAGAGTTAGAATAAGTGCCCTGAATTGATCTGGTTGAGATAACTAAATTATACAAGTTTTTGTTGGCTGTGAGAAGTTATTGAACGATTCAGCTGAAATCAAAAATATAAGTCAAGAGAACTACGCACATCACGCACATGTATTCATTCCTAGCATGCAAtgcagtatgaataaattatgcaactTGCAGTTTtactgtcttttattttatttattttttattgtttgctgCTATTATATATAGTTGGTCTCTGATCATCAACATACCAACATACAGCAGTCTATTTTACTTACGACAACTGGAATAGCCTTTATTACTTCTATAGTTagcaatgaaatgaaattataatATGAATAGTTGAACTTCAAGTTGATTGAAGTCAAGTTTACTAAGAAGACATTAAGCTCATTGAACAAGTTAATGATTTAAATCaactttatgttttgtttaaacaCCTTTTCTACTTAAGTTGAcacaacttaaaattttaaggcAGCACGAACACTTACTTTGTAGTTGAAACAAGATTGTTTTACAGTGCGTAATGATAATAACAGTTGTATTGAGGACAGCACTTCattgttatataaaaaaagaaattaatttacacataaatagaaaattaatttaaaatataattttataagttatgaaaacttttaattttattaGTGAAAACTGAGAAAAAGAGCCAAGTAGAATTTTCctgattttaacatttattatttttataatttacagATTAAAAGTCTGGGTTAGGGACAGACTCTTCTGGAAAATTTCAACACTCTTAAAAATAGGGAAAAGATCATTAAAGAGTTTTAACACTTCTTAAAAATCATCAAAGTTCCACTAATGGAAGAAATACCCTTATATGAAATTTGAGTTGAAAAATTGAGGTAAGCATTTTCACTCTTTCACTCTAACTTAAAAACAAGTCTGTGGGAACATGGAGAGCCATATATTCACATCAGCAAAAAGAAGAGGAAATGAGTTTAGTGGCCGGGTTCCATGTAGAACAGTTTAAGAAATCCTATAAAAAGGAAACATGGAATGGATCAAGAACTGACATGTTAAGACTGTAAAGGCAGGAAAGCCAAAGAAAGAGAAATACTGGGAGTCTAATTTTAGAGAAAAACAAAAGACTacaaagagacaacacaaagtgtGAGGTACGTTGCCCACATGTACTGGTAAATAGACAGCTTAGAAGTTTGGCGGATTTAGTGCAGAAAAAGATCTGATCCAAAGATGAGGATTCGTGTTATGCAGATCTGGGGCTTTCTGTTGACTGTGCTGGGCTGGATCTTTGTCGCTTGCTCCATGGCCATGGAGGGCTGGAAGGTCACTTCTATCGGTGGGCAAGGGGGGAGTGCCATCATCAAAGTGGCCTGGTACTGGTCCAGTCTGTGGAGAGCCTGCCTCACAGACTCCGCTACCACATCCAACTGCTACAACTTCCCAGTGCTCTGGTCTGTGGAAGGTATGGGCATTATGTGATATTTAGACTGCTCTTTTATGTACATGTAGTACAACACAAGACATTTGCTTGCGAGACAACAGCAACAATCAACAGAGTTTACAAAAAATCAGCCACTATGCCATACTACATCCTGTATTCACATATGCACATTATACACATAACATATACTTTACTGTCAAAAGTTCGGATACCTTTGACTGAATGTATGTTTCTCATGAGCTTAGAACCCTTAAGAACCAAAGGCTTCaatgcttaaaattagttttgtagacaaatcttaaaaataaagaatatgtaGGTGAGTGCAAATATTTCACTGGTAATGTACACACAATATAAACGGGTCACTGACATTGTCCAAGGTTATTAAAATgagaattttttaaaaaaatgtttttatctaaTTTAAAACACATGAGTTAAGtgtgtagaaatgtaatatttgtgtgaatgtttgtttcataaaatatttgaaaaacatttatagcagtattttacaaaaataaaaataaatattttttataacttttcaaGTTGTGTAATTATCTCCTTTAATGCAAGTGActataatcaaattaatcacatttaaaaaaagttaaagtcttcaaacatattttttaagtcGATATAATTACTGTATATAGTACTGCAGTTGTGAAACATTTTGTATATTAAGGATGTTTTAAAAATTAATGGCATGAATAATTTTGATCTATTAACTAATTTCATACAAAGTGCAGGaaataagtcaagtcatttttatttgtataatgcttttcacaatgaaacatagtttcaaagcagctttacaaaaaatcatactgtaacagaaaatgaagccgtAATGttttaaagtcatcattgtgcaagTTCAGTGAATAAAGTGATTgaataaaaataaccttgggggaaaccaggctcaactgcagttcccctctgactaaacagtaTAATGCAAATAATAGTTTTGTATGTGTAGTACAATTCATGGTTTTAATTAgcaaactgagtagatgttggtggaaaatgtttaaactaaacaattttgtatgaactgtaagattattgaccaagtgtctttgaagtccaaccTGAATTAACTGTGGAAGTGCACACAAATGCATTTGTGTATGTAGTCCATGCTTTGacaaagatgatgcaggcagaggtcagtgaagTGCATTgcagtccagctggaagcttgTGGTAGTTCATTTCcagtgaagtccatcctaagtctGAGGTGCAggcatgtcttacagttggagttgacatcagttcatcctctgtgaagtccattgtagtagactgaagtgatgtctggctggctcagactgcagttagtagtcatcatTACATCGACATGtacagtgggagtcggacatcaggcaggactgaaactggatctggcaggctctggtaacctaaGGATGTGTatcccaacatggtcttctgctgttgtaacccatccgcctcaaggtttgtcatgttgtgcattctgagatcctattctgctcactacaattgtacagagcggttatctgagttaccgtagcctttctgtcagctcgaaccagtctggccattctccgttgacctctcttatcaacaaggtgtttccgtccacagaactgcggctcactggatgttttttgttttcagcaccattcagagtaaaatctagagactgttgtgcataaaaattccaagagatcagcagttactgaaatactcaaaccagcccgtctggcaccaacaatcatgccaaagtTGAAAtccctgagatcacatttttccccattctgatggttgatttgaacattaacggaagctcctgacccgtatctgcattattttatgcattgccacacgatctgctgattatataattgcataaataagtagTTAACaagtcttcctaataaagtgctcagtgagtgtagaatATGAGATTTTTTCAGTTCtggcagacctgactaatgcatCATAACtttgagttgaaggataaattaggtgtatgcctggttgAAGAGATGAGTCatcagtctagacttaaactgagagagtgtgtctgagtcttGAACAATGCTAGGAAGACAATTCCATAGTTTAGGTGCCAATTACGGAAAGGATCTACCTCATCTTCTACTTTtgtgtaaacataaaataaaaatacatcaatgaatatttggtatgaccaccctatgcctttggaacaataaaacattttctaagtacatttgcacacagtttttcaaggttgttggctGATAGGTTGTTTCAAGCatcttgtctgtctatctgtctatctatctatacatacatacatacttttATACTTTCTGGTGCTTTttgtttgacagccctagttctcattcacttttattatataaaaaagagtGGCTAAGGATATTCTTAAAGAAACTTACCATTTGTgttttacaaaaagaaaaagtcgtataggtttggaacaacatgggctgagtaaacaatgacatcattttcatttatgggtttGTGGCGGTGCTGAGAATTTCACTCGCACAATTACTAACGCCTTCTTTAATTATCTTGATGCGGAGACCGAAAGAGTGGAAGAGGATAAAAGATGGCAGATTGTTAAAATCAGCGGAGAGAAAAGGAGGAAAATTGAGAATATCAAGGAGCTCGTTGAAACAAGATAAGTTTGGAGTATTTGCTGTGTAGGGGCGATTGTTGAGTTGAACGAGGCAGTGGAAGCATGTGAGAATGTCTAGAGTAGACCATGCATTACCTTTGCACATTAGAGGCCAATGTCACTGATCGGTGAGGGAGGCATTCAGTTGATCACTTTCCATGCAAAGACGAGCAGGTGATTGGAGTCTCCACTCGAAGAGCCGATAGCCAAGACGGGAATGTCGAAGACGTATGTAGTGCAGAGGATCTAGGTATCTGTTCTCTGTTGCCTTTGGGATTTCCCACATGTTCCTGGATGTTTCAATATCAACTACAATGCAATGTACCTGCAATGAACTTTGTTCCACCCAACTCTTCCattgcaacacacacatacacacaagactATTTATTTTGACTGGGTTAAACCTGTCTTGCGCCCGAAAatccattttctttttgttttttttattcagttaaatttaatttaatttaataatttatttaaattgaagTTTGGGTGCACCACCGTTACAGGTTGAGtattaatttaatgttgtttttacaGATAACGGGTTATTACAGGTTCTTTGGATCTTGAATATTCAGGTTACCTCCAGATTGTACGGGGTTTGCTGATGTCCGGGATGGCTGTCGGAATGCTGGGGATCATCCTGAGTCTTGTTGGAATGGAATGCACTTACATCGGAGGCAAAGACAAAGAGAAACACCGATCTGTGTTCATCGGAGGCTTCTGTCATGTCATAAGTGGTAGATTTAATCAAAACTTGCATCATCTCTTTCAGAACCATCATAAATTAGATATACATATATGTCTGTTTTACTCTTTAAGGTATGCTGGCTTCCTCTGGTTATGCAGTATATGCTCATTACGTCTCTGCAGAGTTCTTCAACCCCACATTTGATGGATTGCAGTAAGAACATTAAGCATGGACCTCAACTGCATGTTTTATGCAGTCACTGAATAATTTTATTATCAATTGTTTATCATGCCATAAAATAACTGGGAATATGAAAATGTTTCAGATTTGACTTGGGAACTCCATTGTTCCTTGGATGGTCAGGATGTGCTTTTCAGATTACTGGTGGATTTTTCTTCCTAGTTTCAGTTTGCAAGACCTGGACTCCGGTGTACAGCA
It includes:
- the cldn10e gene encoding claudin-10, producing the protein MRIRVMQIWGFLLTVLGWIFVACSMAMEGWKVTSIGGQGGSAIIKVAWYWSSLWRACLTDSATTSNCYNFPVLWSVEGYLQIVRGLLMSGMAVGMLGIILSLVGMECTYIGGKDKEKHRSVFIGGFCHVISGMLASSGYAVYAHYVSAEFFNPTFDGLQFDLGTPLFLGWSGCAFQITGGFFFLVSVCKTWTPVYSSAPILIVPAEEGKALHSSHTNISTVSELCSKSKVSTISELSSKSELSAVSNAPTKNRHIFRTGRSSRFRRSDKSRSSVKSEVSRLVRSSWSSRLSRSDVNSRKVSSGVTTHHFIKNSYL